From Pirellulales bacterium, one genomic window encodes:
- a CDS encoding Ku protein: MTARPTWKGHLRLSLVSVPVAAYTAAAPGKGEVHLNQLHEPCHSRIRYRKFCPLHGEVPNDEIVYGYEYAKDQYVVLEPGEREGFRSQGDRTMNIDRFVPPDTIDPLYYSGRNYYLLPEGAAADKPYRVLCQAMQNEKRCGLGQIVISGREDLALLRPLEGMLTMSLLSYLAQVKPVAEFVEEVGEGKVSADELRLARTLIQQTSADEPKLDEYEDTYTQKFKEAIEAKIAGQEVVVGQAEEEVPVVNLMDALRKSLKRGGTGRQSAAAPRPAAAARRRRKSS, from the coding sequence ATGACTGCCCGTCCCACCTGGAAAGGCCACCTGCGGCTGAGTCTGGTCTCGGTGCCGGTGGCGGCCTATACGGCCGCCGCGCCGGGCAAGGGAGAAGTCCACCTCAATCAGCTTCACGAGCCGTGTCACAGCCGCATCCGCTACCGCAAGTTTTGCCCGCTTCACGGCGAAGTGCCGAACGACGAAATCGTCTACGGTTACGAGTATGCCAAAGACCAGTACGTGGTGCTCGAACCCGGCGAGCGCGAGGGCTTTCGCAGTCAGGGCGACCGGACCATGAACATCGACCGGTTCGTTCCGCCGGACACGATCGACCCGCTCTATTACAGCGGCCGGAATTATTATCTGCTGCCCGAAGGCGCGGCCGCCGACAAACCGTATCGCGTGCTTTGCCAGGCGATGCAAAATGAAAAACGCTGCGGCCTGGGCCAGATCGTCATCTCAGGCCGCGAGGACCTGGCATTGCTCAGACCCCTCGAGGGGATGCTCACGATGTCGCTGTTGAGCTACCTGGCCCAAGTGAAACCCGTGGCCGAGTTCGTGGAGGAGGTGGGTGAAGGCAAAGTCTCGGCCGACGAGCTGCGCCTGGCCCGAACGTTGATTCAGCAAACCAGCGCCGATGAGCCGAAGCTCGACGAATACGAAGACACCTACACACAGAAGTTCAAGGAGGCGATCGAGGCCAAAATCGCCGGCCAGGAAGTCGTCGTCGGTCAGGCGGAGGAAGAGGTGCCCGTGGTCAATCTGATGGACGCCCTGCGCAAGAGCCTCAAACGGGGTGGCACCGGCCGCCAGTCGGCCGCCGCGCCGCGGCCCGCGGCTGCCGCGCGGCGGCGAAGGAAAAGCTCTTAG
- a CDS encoding DUF1501 domain-containing protein: MLPIEDYVRYETRRQFFSRGANALGMAALSSLGLDLWGKPASAASLAAPGPHFAPKAKQVIYLHMVGGPPQMDLYDYKPQMKEWFDKDLPDTVRMGQRLTTMTSGQKRFPIAPSMFKFAQNGQNGMWVSELLPHTAKMVDDMCFIRSMHTEAINHEPAITYMQTGNQVTGRPCLGSWVSYGLGSMNENLPSFVVLVAKPTNTEQVQAIAARLWSSGYLSGEHAGVSFRSGGDPILYINNPPGVPTEVRRRTLDGLNALNEANYRLVGDPETHTRIQQYELAFRMQASVPELTSVENEPASTYALYGDEAKKPGSFAHSVLLARRMIERGVRFIQIYHNNWDTHGNVAGRLPDQCRDVDQPCWGLVQDLKQRGLFDETLIIWGGEFGRTIYSQGGLSDKNYGRDHHPRCYTMWMAGGGSRPGTIYGETDDFSYNIVKDPVHIHDFHATVLHLLGFDHERFTYRYQGLDQKLTGVEPARVIRELIA, translated from the coding sequence ATGTTGCCCATCGAAGACTACGTACGCTACGAAACTCGCCGCCAGTTCTTCAGCCGCGGAGCCAATGCGCTCGGCATGGCCGCTCTGTCGTCGTTGGGGCTTGATCTCTGGGGTAAGCCGGCTTCGGCCGCCAGCCTGGCCGCGCCGGGTCCGCACTTCGCCCCCAAGGCCAAGCAGGTCATCTACCTGCACATGGTCGGCGGCCCGCCGCAGATGGACCTTTACGATTATAAGCCGCAGATGAAGGAGTGGTTCGACAAAGACTTGCCCGACACCGTGCGGATGGGTCAGCGGCTGACCACGATGACCTCCGGGCAAAAGCGGTTTCCGATCGCGCCCAGCATGTTCAAGTTCGCCCAGAACGGGCAAAACGGCATGTGGGTCAGCGAGCTGTTGCCGCACACGGCGAAGATGGTCGACGACATGTGCTTCATCCGCAGCATGCACACCGAAGCCATCAACCACGAGCCGGCCATCACCTACATGCAGACCGGCAACCAGGTGACCGGGCGGCCGTGCCTGGGGAGTTGGGTCTCTTACGGCCTGGGCTCGATGAACGAGAACCTGCCGTCGTTTGTGGTTCTGGTGGCCAAGCCGACCAACACCGAGCAGGTGCAGGCGATTGCCGCCCGGCTCTGGTCGAGCGGTTATCTTTCGGGCGAGCACGCGGGCGTGTCGTTCCGCTCCGGCGGCGATCCGATCCTGTACATCAACAATCCGCCCGGCGTACCGACGGAGGTCCGCCGCCGCACGCTGGACGGGCTGAACGCGCTGAACGAGGCGAACTACCGCCTCGTGGGCGATCCTGAGACGCACACCCGCATTCAGCAATACGAGCTGGCCTTCCGCATGCAGGCCAGCGTGCCCGAGTTGACCAGCGTCGAGAACGAGCCGGCCTCGACCTACGCCCTGTATGGCGACGAGGCCAAGAAGCCCGGCAGCTTCGCCCATTCGGTGTTGTTGGCCCGGCGAATGATCGAACGCGGCGTGCGTTTCATCCAGATTTACCATAACAACTGGGACACGCACGGCAATGTGGCGGGCCGCTTGCCCGACCAGTGCCGCGACGTCGATCAGCCCTGCTGGGGTCTGGTGCAAGACCTGAAGCAGCGCGGCTTGTTCGATGAGACGCTCATCATCTGGGGCGGCGAGTTCGGCCGCACCATCTATTCGCAGGGCGGCCTGTCGGACAAGAACTATGGCCGCGACCATCATCCTCGGTGTTACACGATGTGGATGGCCGGTGGCGGCTCGCGGCCCGGCACGATCTACGGAGAAACCGACGATTTCTCCTACAATATCGTGAAGGATCCCGTTCACATCCACGACTTCCACGCCACGGTGCTGCACTTGTTGGGCTTCGACCACGAGCGGTTCACCTATCGCTATCAGGGTCTCGACCAGAAGCTGACCGGCGTCGAGCCGGCGCGCGTGATTCGGGAGTTGATTGCGTAG
- a CDS encoding DUF4123 domain-containing protein translates to MRLTLTILSGLRAGERILLGPGEMLRVGRTSGANIVISDDPTMSGVHYLVRCADDGGTVRDLESRNGLFLNGRPVSEAALGDGDQIRAGRTYFSVMMDSVTAGSPDGAGGFGADDETRSPSAAESTRAELPPSPRRAGRGAPATLYLPEASPSPFPLFPVEDETLDSSMVRQPSAAQPPAANHDRLYAVVDAAVARGLVREAKRVNLRTESLLSSGSSPYLAAIVPYLVEVLSDSEFLALWRATLTKNPGILIESRAEFDVVLGHARGLFSAKDDQGKQTYFRFYDPNILYEWLTTGPAERLAGFFGFASAVIVGLDKGERLLRLTYESNELNSEEVFAR, encoded by the coding sequence GTGCGGCTTACCCTTACTATTCTCAGTGGCCTGCGCGCGGGAGAACGCATCCTGCTCGGTCCCGGTGAGATGCTGCGCGTGGGGCGCACATCGGGCGCGAACATCGTGATCTCCGACGACCCCACCATGTCCGGCGTCCACTATTTGGTCCGCTGCGCCGACGACGGCGGCACCGTCCGCGATCTGGAAAGCCGGAACGGGCTGTTTTTGAACGGCAGGCCCGTCAGCGAAGCCGCACTGGGCGACGGCGACCAGATTCGCGCCGGGAGAACGTACTTTTCGGTGATGATGGATTCCGTCACCGCGGGTTCGCCCGACGGGGCGGGTGGCTTTGGCGCGGACGACGAGACCCGATCGCCCAGCGCCGCGGAATCCACGCGGGCAGAGTTGCCGCCTTCGCCCCGCCGCGCCGGCAGGGGCGCTCCGGCCACGCTCTACCTGCCGGAGGCTTCGCCGTCGCCCTTCCCCTTGTTCCCGGTCGAGGATGAGACGCTCGATAGTTCGATGGTCCGCCAGCCGAGTGCCGCGCAGCCACCTGCCGCCAACCACGACCGACTCTATGCCGTCGTCGATGCCGCCGTCGCCAGGGGCCTGGTGCGCGAAGCGAAACGCGTGAACCTGCGCACGGAAAGCCTGCTTTCGAGCGGATCGTCGCCTTATCTGGCGGCCATCGTTCCCTATCTCGTGGAGGTGCTTTCCGACAGCGAGTTTCTTGCGCTCTGGCGGGCGACGCTGACCAAGAATCCGGGAATCTTGATCGAGTCGCGCGCGGAGTTCGACGTCGTGCTCGGGCATGCCCGTGGCTTGTTCTCCGCGAAAGACGATCAGGGCAAGCAGACGTACTTCCGCTTTTACGACCCGAACATTCTCTATGAGTGGCTGACGACCGGTCCGGCCGAGCGGCTGGCCGGCTTTTTTGGCTTCGCCAGCGCCGTCATTGTCGGGCTCGACAAGGGCGAGCGACTCTTGCGGCTGACCTACGAAAGCAACGAGTTGAATTCGGAAGAAGTCTTCGCCCGCTAA
- a CDS encoding 6-pyruvoyl tetrahydropterin synthase family protein: MPETYRVRLTKDYLVFCAAHFITFNGNICERLHGHNYRVTADVLGPLDENHYVIDFIVLRDILHAIVLELDHHVLLPTDHPAIQVTADERSVEAVFEERRWVFPRGDCVLLPVPNTTAEMLARHIGRRLIAELAARGIAVPPRVRIEVDECEGQSAVCEIVP; encoded by the coding sequence ATGCCCGAAACCTACCGAGTCCGGCTTACCAAAGACTATCTCGTCTTTTGCGCCGCCCATTTCATCACCTTCAACGGCAACATCTGCGAGCGCCTGCACGGGCACAACTACCGCGTGACGGCCGACGTCTTGGGGCCGCTCGACGAAAACCACTACGTCATCGACTTCATAGTCCTGCGCGATATTCTGCATGCCATCGTGCTGGAACTCGACCATCACGTGCTTTTGCCCACCGATCATCCCGCCATCCAGGTGACGGCCGATGAGCGATCGGTGGAAGCGGTGTTCGAAGAGCGCCGCTGGGTGTTTCCCCGCGGCGACTGCGTGCTGCTGCCGGTGCCAAACACCACCGCCGAGATGCTGGCCCGGCACATCGGCCGGCGGCTGATTGCCGAGCTTGCGGCGCGTGGCATCGCCGTTCCCCCGCGCGTGCGAATCGAAGTCGACGAGTGCGAAGGCCAATCGGCCGTCTGCGAAATCGTGCCGTGA